In Anopheles gambiae chromosome 2, idAnoGambNW_F1_1, whole genome shotgun sequence, a single window of DNA contains:
- the LOC1281494 gene encoding ubiquitin conjugation factor E4 A, translating into MAESMDTSHKPNPLEQKTNAHIEKIFLITLNKNPQKNKQFVYVEDVAQGVDSGLLDLDVLEQALFERLMLPNPSEYLIPNNITTSDTPQIAETKAILYLYGCFERNEKPVEPNDSVALDNQRKMKALILRNVCTSLKQPELYEGQNLSNQLLDIFKQCSTDDYAVAGRFVSEAVNEIFTDTETESEGFAIIRGIFGPIFVVVMKALRAASLITIECWVMPFLQVFPSDKNNPRLALIFLGYTTPPPDSDGIKYSDSLLGQLLSLSIMPRNHNGPYEYYENPLTTNRSAVDSLSSNLWNYTKRHLARMHAFVKSFLLLGGTVRSKMLDWIGRCLHANVPRGQIWNTHHGMGMFGNQTTSPDAFSINLAGVLLRLCQPLLKPQLKVLIVDPTYCAVKEADKETKAVHMLDAEKETCLLPLEDDKEQRLEADRYNFVTECFFMTHKAIDLGYRVCIEKFFRMNRELHRLQTMYYEMMSQNGADVPSDLMQMVSSQMQQFLCLQNVLLEPETDELLLQFYEASAIWLTQLSAREASQIDTLEPAKGFSPQTQQPVNLPLVGVAVSRVLKCIPEYIIENIVGYLQFSRHFDSRSLRVDVDAQRSIFTMILIFMGSSERIRNPHLRARLAEGLESLLPKESEPAGFSLSATLFTNHPHRLEIIPNLLRVFVSIEMTGQSVQFEQKFNYRRPMYAIMDYLWKIDEQKECFRALERQAIENIEAEDPPIFLRFINLLINDAIFLLDESLSNLQQIRQMQGAQDAGEWESLAQTERQQNVANLRNLGMLARFDNILGRDTINILQLLTSETKSIFCHSSMVDRVAAMLNYFLLNLTGPKKGNFKVKDKREFEFDPARTVLEICRIYVNLCECDAFCLAVSQDGRSYSPQLFEYAEQVLTRIGGGQLIGEMQEFAQKVQRIEKQQKIDEEALIDPPDEFLDPIMSSLMADPVILPSSRITVDRSTIARHLLSDQSDPFNRSPLTMEQVKRNDELKAKIDAWMREKRASHAATLAAAAAATKGGESSEQPTTPVTPTAVAMDADETVENQ; encoded by the exons ATGGCGGAAAGCATGGATACATCACACAAACCGAACCCGCTGGAGCAGAAGACCAATGCGCACATCGAGAAAATCTTCCTGATCACGCTGAACAAGAATCcgcagaaaaacaaacagttcGTGTACGTGGAGGACGTGGCGCAAGGTGTCGACAGTGGGCTGCTCGATCTGGACGTGCTGGAGCAGGCCCTGTTCGAGCGGCTGATGCTGCCCAACCCATCCGAGTATCTGATACCGAACAACATCACCACCTCCGACACGCCCCAGATTGCGGAAACGAAGGCCATCCTCTACCTGTACGGATGTTTCGAGCGCAATGAGAAACCGGTCGAACCGAACGACAGTGTCGCGCTGGACAACCAGCGCAAGATGAAGGCGCTAATACTGCGCAACGTGTGCACCTCGCTGAAGCAGCCGGAGCTGTACGAGGGCCAGAACCTGTCGAACCAGCTGCTGGACATTTTCAAGCAGTGCAGCACGGACGACTACGCGGTAGCGGGCCGGTTCGTGTCGGAAGCGGTGAACGAAATATTCACCGACACGGAAACAGAATCCGAGGGGTTCGCAATCATTCGCGGCATTTTCGGGCCCATTTTCGTGGTCGTCATGAAGGCGTTGCGGGCGGCCTCGCTGATCACCATCGAGTGCTGGGTGATGCCGTTCCTGCAGGTGTTCCCGAGCGACAAAAACAACCCCCGGCTGGCGCTCATCTTTCTCGGCTACACGACCCCGCCGCCCGACTCGGACGGCATCAAATATTCCGACTCCCTGCTCGGCCAGCTGCTGTCGCTCTCGATAATGCCGCGCAACCACAACGGGCCGTACGAGTACTATGAGAATCCGCTCACCACGAACCGGTCGGCGGTGGACAGTCTGTCGTCGAACCTGTGGAACTACACCAAGCGGCATCTGGCGAGAATGCACGCGTTCGTGAAAAGCTTCCTGCTGCTCGGCGGTACCGTGCGCAGCAAGATGCTCGACTGGATCGGCCGGTGCCTGCATGCGAATGTGCCGCGCGGCCAGATCTGGAACACGCACCACGGCATGGGCATGTTCGGCAATCAGACCACTTCGCCCGACGCGTTCAGCATCAATCTGGCCGGGGTGCTGTTGCGCCTGTGTCAGCCGCTGCTGAAACCGCAGCTGAAGGTGCTGATCGTGGACCCGACCTACTGTGCCGTGAAGGAGGCGGACAAGGAAACCAAAGCCGTACACATGCTCGACGCGGAGAAGGAAACGTGTCTGCTGCCGCTGGAGGACGACAAGGAGCAGCGGCTCGAGGCGGACCGGTACAACTTCGTCACGGAGTGCTTCTTCATGACGCACAAAGCGATCGATCTCGGGTACCGCGTGTGCATCGAGAAGTTTTTCCGCATGAACCGCGAGCTGCACCGGCTGCAGACGATGTACTACGAGATGATGTCACAGAACGGTGCGGACGTGCCGAGCGATCTGATGCAGATGGTGTCCTCGCAGATGCAGCAGTTCCTCTGCCTGCAGAACGTGCTGCTCGAGCCGGAAACGGAcgaactgctgctgcagttctACGAAGCATCCGCCATCTGGCTGACGCAGCTGAGCGCGCGCGAAGCGTCCCAGATCGACACGCTCGAGCCGGCGAAAGGGTTCTCGCCCCAGACGCAACAGCCCGTCAATCTGCCCCTGGTCGGGGTGGCCGTGTCGCGCGTGCTGAAGTGCATTCCCGAGTACATCATCGAGAACATCGTGGGGTACTTGCAGTTTTCGCGCCACTTCGACAGCCGCTCGCTGCGCGTCGACGTGGACGCGCAGCGATCGATCTTCACGATGATACTGATCTTCATGGGCAGCTCGGAGCGCATCCGCAATCCGCATCTGCGCGCCCGGCTGGCCGAGGGGCTGGAGAGCCTGCTGCCGAAGGAGTCCGAGCCGGCCGGGTTCAGCCTGAGCGCCACGCTGTTCACCAACCATCCGCACCGTCTGGAAATCATTCCGAACCTGTTGCGCGTGTTCGTCAGCATCGAGATGACGGGCCAGAGCGTACAGTTCGAGCAGAAGTTTAACTACCGCCGGCCGATGTACGCCATCATGGACTACCTGTGGAAGATCGACGAGCAGAAGGAGTGCTTCCGGGCGCTGGAGCGGCAAGCGATCGAAAACATCGAGGCGGAAGATCCGCCCATCTTTCTGCGCTTCATCAACCTGCTCATCAACGATGCGATCTTTCTGCTGGACGAGTCGCTGAGCAATCTGCAGCAGATCCGCCAGATGCAGGGCGCCCAGGACGCGGGGGAATGGGAATCGCTGGCTCAGACCGAGCGGCAGCAGAACGTGGCCAACCTGCGCAATCTGGGCATGCTGGCCCGGTTCGACAACATTCTCGGCCGCGACACGATCAACATACTGCAGCTGCTCACGTCCGAGACGAAGTCGATCTTTTGCCATTCGTCGATGGTCGATCGGGTGGCGGCCATGCTGAACTATTTCCTCCTAAACTTGACCGGCCCGAAGAAGGGCAACTTCAAGGTGAAGGATAAGCGCGAGTTCGAGTTCGATCCGGCCCGCACGGTGCTGGAAATCTGTCGCATCTACGTGAATCTGTGCGAGTGCGATGCGTTCTGTTTGGCCGTGTCGCAGGACGGTCGCAGCTACAGCCCGCAGCTGTTCGAGTACGCGGAGCAGGTGCTGA CCCGCATCGGTGGCGGCCAGCTGATTGGGGAGATGCAAGAGTTCGCCCAGAAGGTGCAGCGCATCGAGAAGCAGCAAAAGATTGACGAGGAAGCGCTGATCGATCCGCCGGACGAGTTCCTCGATCCGATCATGTCCTCGCTCATGGCCGACCCGGTCATACTGCCCAGCTCGCGCATCACCGTCGACCGGTCGACGATTGCGCGCCATCTCCTGTCCGACCAGTCGGATCCGTTCAACCGGTCGCCCCTGACGATGGAGCAGGTGAAGCGAAACGATGAGCTGAAGGCCAAAATAGACGCTTGGATGCGGGAGAAGCGTGCCAGTCATGCCGCCACGTTAGCTGCCGCAGCTGCTGCGACAAAGGGCGGTGAGAGCAGCGAACAGCCCACTACTCCCGTAACACCGACGGCCGTCGCAATGGACGCAGACGAAACGGTCGAGAACCAGTAG